A portion of the Mytilus galloprovincialis chromosome 12, xbMytGall1.hap1.1, whole genome shotgun sequence genome contains these proteins:
- the LOC143054440 gene encoding fatty acid hydroxylase domain-containing protein 2-like encodes MGAWSCLLLSGIEGSKGFLHQLYAASGNFWQNLWDSVYKLFGRNDFAVGVIGSILFTNCVIWGANAIFLVLDTTGKPGFLMKYKVQMDKNVPVDRKKLKKAVKLVLFNGFVVAFPMTLLGIYTMKLRGCAFSGDLPTFTRVVVELIMFSLVEEFGFYYSHRLMHHPIVYKYIHKIHHEWTAPIGIICIYAHPLEHCLVNLMPVILGPIIMGSHLSTTWMWYFITLVSTTISHCGYHFPFLPSQEAHDFHHQMFINCFGVLGILDRLHGTDNIFRASKAYKRDKISLSLIPTSQQYPD; translated from the exons ATGGGAGCTTGGAGTTGTTTACTTCTTAGCGGTATTGAAGGAAGCAAAGG gttCCTGCATCAATTGTATGCAGCATCAGGAAATTTCTGGCAGAACCTATGGGATAGTGTGTACAAACTGTTTGGAAGGAATGATTTTGCAGTTGGAGTTATAG gATCAATTTTATTTACTAATTGTGTAATATGGGGTGCTAATGCTATATTTCTTGTACTAGACACAACTGGAAAACCAGGTTTTCTGATGAAGTATAAAGttcaaatggacaaaaatgtacct GTTGATAGAAAGAAGTTAAAGAAGGCTGTGAAACTTGTTCTATTTAATGGATTTGTTGTTGCATTTCCAATGACATTGTTAGGGATTTACACGATGAAATTGCGTGGATGTGCTTTTAGTGGTGATCTACCTACTTTTACCCGTGTGGTGGTAGAATTAATAATGTTTAGTTTAGTTGAAGAATTTGGATTCTACTATTCTCACAG gCTGATGCACCATCCGATCGTTTATAAGTACATTCATAAGATACACCATGAATGGACAGCTCCTATAGGcattatatgtatatatgctCATCCTTTAGAGCACTGTCTCGTCAATTTGATGCCTGTAATTTTAGGGCCAATAATAATGGGGTCACACTTATCTACAACATGGATGTGGTATTTTATTACACTTGTGTCCACAACTATATCTCATTGTGGTTATCATTTCCCTTTTCTGCCATCACAAGAAGCCCACGATTTTCACCATCAAAT gtTTATTAACTGTTTTGGTGTCCTCGGTATTCTTGATCGTCTTCATGGAACAGACAACATTTTCAGGGCCAGCAAAGCATACAAAAGAGACAAGATATCACTAAGTCTGATACCGACGTCTCAACAATATCCAGATTAA
- the LOC143054262 gene encoding perlucin-like protein, translated as MFYYVLICLFACFQNIVCQCQNGWIHNSTSCYYFSDNTKTWDTSSASCQAHHAELAVIETNEENTFIWSEMTKLGGFFWLDGTDEFSEGQWKWASTGEPLDYSNWFPGEPNNSNGQEDCLLTGGVYKTFWNDSPCSNQIKYICEKKLENPVVG; from the exons ATGTTTTATTACGTTTTGATATGTTTATTTG CTTGTTTCCAGAACATTGTTTGTCAGTGTCAAAACGGTTGGATTCATAATTCTACATCATGTTATTACTTCAGCGATAATACGAAGACCTGGGATACTTCTTCT GCTTCTTGCCAGGCACATCATGCTGAACTTGCTGTCATAGAGACAAATGAAGAAAATACGTTCATATGGTCTGAAATGACTAAACTTGGAG GATTTTTCTGGTTGGATGGAACAGATGAATTTTCTGAGGGACAATGGAAATGGGCATCAACTGGTGAACCATTGGATTATTCGAATTGGTTTCCAGGAGAACCTAATAATAGTAATGGTCAAGAAGACTGTCTGCTGACAGGTGGAGTCTACAAAACATTCTGGAATGATTCACCTTGTTCGAACCAGATCAAATATATTTGTGAGAAAAA
- the LOC143054401 gene encoding CD209 antigen-like protein D, producing the protein MLRYILISLFACAFQNVVCQCKNGWIHHSTSCYYFSDNTKSWDTSSASCQAHHAELAVIETMEENTFIWSEMSKLGGSFWLDGTDEYSEGQWEWASTGDALDYSNWYPGEPNNDGGEDCLMTGGGYKTLWNDGHCESHFKFICEKKLENTIVG; encoded by the exons ATGTTGCGCTACATTTTGATAAGTTTATTTG CGTGTGCCTTCCAGAATGTTGTTTGTCAGTGTAAAAACGGTTGGATTCATCATAGTACATCATGTTATTACTTCAGCGATAACACGAAGAGCTGGGATACTTCCTCT GCTTCATGTCAGGCACATCATGCAGAACTTGCTGTCATAGAGACAATGGAGGAAAATACGTTCATATGGTCTGAAATGTCTAAACTTGGAG GATCTTTTTGGTTGGATGGAACAGATGAATATTCCGAAGGACAATGGGAATGGGCGTCAACTGGTGATGCCTTGGATTATTCAAACTGGTATCCAGGAGAACCTAATAATGATGGGGGAGAAGACTGTCTGATGACGGGCGGAGGCTACAAAACATTATGGAATGATGGCCATTGTGAGAgtcatttcaaatttatttgcGAGAAAAA GTTGGAGAATACAATCGTAGGATAA